The genomic window ACACCTGTTCACTACATCTTTGGGAACCCTGCGCAAATTCTCCAACTCCAAACTGGCCGATATGTTCAATGGGCCGCCCAAATTGCGGACAGACGCAGAGGGACGTTATTTTATCGACCGAGACGGCACGCACTTTGGCCAAATTCTTCAGTTCCTGCGTACGCAAAACATTTCCACTGAACACGTCTTTGAGTTGCATAAGGAGGCTGTGTATTACGACATCAAGCCTCTGATCAAAGCCTTGGAGGAGACGCCACAGTTTTTCGGTGAGATGGTGGGGCGGCGGCAGTTCCTGTCTCGTGTCCCGAACTACCACGAGAATCTGGAGGTGATCATACGAGTGGCCCGGGCAGAAGCCGTGGCCGCGCGCCATTCCAGCGTCATCGTGTGTATTTTGAAGGCAGAGGAAGACCTGAGTAAGTACAATGATGCCATCGATAGCCTGGACACTAAGAAGGAGTCCGTGGTGAGCTTTGGACCATGGAAGGCTCCAACGAACGTGAATGACCTGCTGGATTGTATTAAAATGGACATTGAAGCTAAAGGCTATAAGGTTACCCTCCAgcctcacagcacagagaagggATTTCTGTTCAAGAGTTATAATTTCTTTTACAAACTCACTTTCACCTGGTGGTGACGTTTAATCTTGACCACCAATCATGTGGcaagagagtgtttgtgtgatttaacAGGAGAATGTGGGTGTTTTTAGCAGAGacaaatgactgtgtgtattgttcaAGTTTAAACTCTTGTTTAAGTCCAAGGATGTACCAGTAAATCTGGtcaaacagttttgaaaagaaCAATGTGCTGTACTCTCCACACTCGCCCTTCTGACTGAATTTACGATGTACGTTAAACGCACATACCATCAGCAGTACCCTTTCACTTCTAATGGCCGTAAATTATTGTGTCTCTCAACAGAAATAGTCTACAACATTCAAAGAACTgtgtttacataaacacagaatcacagaacaAGCTGTACTGAAGTATGTAATGCTATGGttgtgatcattttgttttcattttgtagcAAATGATAACCATTGTTCCAACTATGCAGATACATGTAATTCAGTCTAGGGGAACAGTTTTGTCATTGTCAAGATTAAGAAATGATGCAGTGGTGGATCAGATATCTTTACACGTATCAAGCTACTTGTTATTAAAGAATAAGAATGACTAATAATAGTGTCCGTATTGTGTCTTTGATGCATTGGTTCTCTGTTGCATGGATGGCCTACTGGCCCTCTGAGAAGATGGACCGTGTTCCAAA from Chanos chanos chromosome 2, fChaCha1.1, whole genome shotgun sequence includes these protein-coding regions:
- the kctd14 gene encoding BTB/POZ domain-containing protein KCTD14 isoform X2 — protein: MSLPDYRSSGKQPAKALPHTPIVQLNVGGHLFTTSLGTLRKFSNSKLADMFNGPPKLRTDAEGRYFIDRDGTHFGQILQFLRTQNISTEHVFELHKEAVYYDIKPLIKALEETPQFFGEMVGRRQFLSRVPNYHENLEVIIRVARAEAVAARHSSVIVCILKAEEDLSKYNDAIDSLDTKKESVVSFGPWKAPTNVNDLLDCIKMDIEAKGYKVTLQPHSTEKGFLFKSYNFFYKLTFTWW
- the kctd14 gene encoding BTB/POZ domain-containing protein KCTD14 isoform X1, which translates into the protein MSLPDYRSSGKQPAKALTLHTPIVQLNVGGHLFTTSLGTLRKFSNSKLADMFNGPPKLRTDAEGRYFIDRDGTHFGQILQFLRTQNISTEHVFELHKEAVYYDIKPLIKALEETPQFFGEMVGRRQFLSRVPNYHENLEVIIRVARAEAVAARHSSVIVCILKAEEDLSKYNDAIDSLDTKKESVVSFGPWKAPTNVNDLLDCIKMDIEAKGYKVTLQPHSTEKGFLFKSYNFFYKLTFTWW